A stretch of Amphiura filiformis unplaced genomic scaffold, Afil_fr2py scaffold_26, whole genome shotgun sequence DNA encodes these proteins:
- the LOC140143745 gene encoding uncharacterized protein gives MQGQGMQQPFKGQQGMQKGPQAGQQQKGPQGTPQKGQQGVQQQVIGAQKGAQQRNQQQQGMQGRAPQGIQQQQQQKNPQGILSWMPPGMILQQQKGPQGIQQLQQQQQQQQKGLSGNTPNQKPYQNIPSPQKTQHSNPNQKYPQQKADQKTPQQSAQKMPTQQGQKQQGTNQKGQKKNAQKLALKPGDPPVPSLAQGIGQKHVPFSKKRLPKAPNLSQEEQQESRRALLQQMGGGLMQMLQADKAQRSALKKADLHQQVDSVNPLARSAQHPVSNKGDQRGQASVGSSGGSGGGAFQKYPVQPPQIPQHVPQPTSTNASSPRKVTSAPGPATLQSNLPIGHNAGDSFNQQPAPADLSFTSPKYQTYESPQRSSPSVIGRSPHKFPVQPFAQHSPGTVGIGHQRMPSQGLNATDIMSQPPSSIYQPMRYSSFPKSEISPPGGISVMSHNQSRFPGGTQSPVEINQFQMPREEPDLPVFGSSPSKQAVNVERSPPGFMGGGGGSNADEHPHQQPHSMHHMMGMNYPFEHLQFGQGSVPGSAQDTAKPSPRDFHAQMFQQGRSPEDVNPYAMMGNQPVPIGMRAAMARFSSEDSPQGFNPERQAPGNQPQSLATSSGLGMSPAKFAVGGGLDVSAWHQYTTLAPSSATSQTPMSMRYPATNNMPAFGNLNTSPGTPPFLNYSAQTNPYASNPSQLVGGMPPSPPSNQLHQAFGTNNPSQLGVSPSPPNTQLFQSNLFGTPGVIGSPAGGPAYTSSPATMHMLTNDSGLGLGYGNNESSSQGSVGDRLYREAVTLATTSSTYPAFPGGTASTAAVPTHINVHPKPTVLPYATPTYAPHQMASLYNSEGQQLVHSEVEGQGVIGQSPR, from the exons ATGCAAGGACAAGGAATGCAGCAGCCGTTTAAAGGGCAACAG GGGATGCAGAAAGGACCCCAAGCTGGGCAACAACAGAAAGGCCCTCAAGGAACTCCACAAAAAGGTCAACAAGGTGTGCAGCAACAAGTTATTGGAGCTCAGAAGGGAGCTCAGCAACGAAACCAGCAACAGCAGGGAATGCAGGGAAGGGCCCCACAGGGAAtccagcagcaacagcagcaaaAGAATCCTCAAGGAATATTGTCTTGGATGCCGCCAGGAATGATCCTACAACAACAGAAGGGTCCACAG GGAATCCAACAgctgcagcagcagcagcaacaacaacaaaaaggtcTAAGCGGAAACACTCCAAACCAGAAACCATATCAAAACATACCGTCACCTCAGAAGACACAACATTCTAACCCTAATCAGAAATACCCCCAGCAGAAAGCAGACCAGAAAACCCCTCAGCAGTCGGCACAAAAGATGCCAACACAGCAAGGGCAGAAACAGCAAGGCACAAATCAGAAAGGTCAGAAGAAGAATGCACAGAAACTTGCACTAAAGCCTGGAGATCCTCCTGTACCATCATTAGCACAGGGAATTGGTCAGAAGCATGTGCCATTTTCAAAAAAG CGTTTACCTAAAGCTCCAAACCTCTCACAAGAGGAACAACAGGAGAGCAGGAGAGCATTACTGCAACAAATGGGTGGAGGTCTCATGCAGATGCTTCAAGCTGACAAGGCACAGCGTAGCGCTCTCAAGAAGGCTGATTTACATCAGCAGGTAGATAGCGTGAATCCATTAGCAAGGAGTGCTCAACATCCGGTTAGCAACAAGGGAGATCAGCGAGGGCAGGCTTCTGTTGGTAGTAGTGGTGGCAGCGGAGGAGGAGCTTTCCAGAAATACCCTGTGCAGCCTCCACA AATACCGCAACATGTTCCTCAACCAACAAGCACCAATGCCAGTAGTCCCAGGAAAGTAACATCTGCTCCTGGTCCAGCTACTCTTCAGTCAAACCTACCTATAGGCCATAATGCTGGAGACTCCTTCAACCAGCAACCAGCACCGGCTGATCTCAGCTTTACATCCCCTAAATATCAAACCTATGAAAGTCCTCAGAGGTCTTCTCCATCTGTTATCGGTAGAAGTCCACATAAATTCCCTGTGCAGCCATTTGCCCAGCATTCCCCAGGTACCGTAGGCATCGGACACCAAAGGATGCCAAGTCAAGGACTGAATGCCACGGATATAATGTCCCAGCCACCGTCCAGTATTTACCAACCAATGAGGTATTCCAGTTTCCCCAAATCAGAAATCTCTCCACCAGGTGGCATATCTGTGATGAGTCATAACCAATCCAGGTTCCCAGGTGGCACACAATCACCAGTAGAAATCAATCAATTCCAGATGCCCAGAGAAGAACCAGATTTGCCTGTTTTTGGCAGTAGTCCTTCGAAGCAGGCAGTGAATGTTGAACGATCCCCACCTGGGTTCATGggcggtggtggtggtagtaATGCAGATGAGCACCCACATCAGCAACCACATTCAATGCACCATATGATGGGTATGAACTACCCGTTTGAACACTTACAGTTTGGACAAGGAAGTGTGCCTGGATCAGCGCAAGATACAGCCAAACCATCTCCGAGAGACTTCCATGCGCAAATGTTCCAACAAGGTCGAAGTCCTGAGGATGTTAACCCGTACGCAATGATGGGTAATCAGCCTGTCCCTATTGGAATGCGTGCTGCCATGGCAAGATTCAGCAGTGAAGATAGCCCTCAAGGATTCAACCCCGAACGGCAAGCACCCGGGAATCAGCCACAATCTCTCGCCACAAGCTCTGGATTGGGCATGAGCCCTGCCAAGTTTGCAGTAGGTGGTGGCTTGGATGTGTCCGCATGGCATCAGTACACCACCTTGGCACCGAGTAGCGCTACTAGCCAGACCCCAATGTCAATGAGATATCCAGCAACAAATAACATGCCAGCATTTGGTAATTTAAACACAAGTCCAGGTACACCTCCTTTCTTGAACTATTCAGCACAGACGAACCCTTACGCAAGTAATCCATCTCAGCTTGTCGGTGGCATGCCACCAAGTCCCCCAAGCAACCAACTGCATCAAGCATTTGGCACCAACAACCCATCACAGTTAGGAGTGTCACCCAGTCCTCCAAACACCCAGCTATTTCAGAGCAATTTGTTTGGCACACCAGGTGTGATTGGTAGTCCAGCAGGTGGTCCAGCATATACGAGCTCGCCAGCAACAATGCACATGTTGACCAATGACAGTGGGCTTGGGCTTGGATATGGAAATAATGAGAGCAGTAGTCAGGGCAGCGTTGGAGACAGATTATATCG GGAGGCAGTGACTCTTGCTACAACATCCTCCACTTATCCAGCATTCCCTGGGGGCACAGCATCCACAGCAGCTGTACCGACGCACATCAATGTTCACCCCAAGCCGACCGTCTTACCATACGCCACACCCACCTACGCCCCACACCAGATGGCTTCACTCTACAACAGCGAAGGACAGCAGTTGGTACACAGTGAGGTTGAAGGTCAAGGTGTCATAGGTCAGTCTCCGAGGTGA